A window from uncultured Desulfobacter sp. encodes these proteins:
- the leuS gene encoding leucine--tRNA ligase, with protein sequence MEERYIPSQVEPKWQEYWNKTQLFKVEEDSSREKYYLLEMFPYPSGKIHMGHVRNYTIGDVVVRYKRMRGFNVIHPMGWDAFGMPAENAAIDNNTHPAAWTYDNIRSMRAQLKKMGFSYDWDREVATCRPEYYRWEQWLFLKMLEKGMAYRKESYVNWCEKCQTVLANEQVEQDKCWRCSQVVQQKKLWQWFFKITDYAEDLLVHCDQLPGWPDNVTTMQKNWIGKSVGAELDFKVDGSDEVINVFTTRPDTIFGATFMCLAPEHPLVETLSRGTDQEDVVTQFVEKVSRQERSAEGLEKYEKEGVFTGAYCINPATNKKIPVYTANFVLMGYGTGAIMSVPSGDPRDFDFARKYGLEIRVVVQPEGETLDGKTMTEAYAGRGVMVNSGQFDGMDSKEAIEKMADWLEESGIGKRAVSFRLRDWGISRQRYWGTPIPVIHCPTCGVVPVPEADLPIRLPEDANLLAKGGSPLPTLDYFAKTTCPACGREDAKRDTDTMDTFVESSWYFLRYCSPRYDKGIFDPKAVEYWMPVDQYIGGVEHAVLHLLYSRYFMRVLNTLGLVPFKEPFTRLLTQGMVCKETMTCPEHGYLFPEQGEKKDGGLVCTMCGKDVEVGRVIKMSKSKKNVVNPYELLEKYGADVTRLFCLFAAPPERDLEWSEDGVEGSNRFVNRVWRLAMTCMDTIQGVDAYKGAAGSLASDQAKELYIKANQAIQKVTADIETNFHFNTAISAVMELVNAMYTVELDKADDELKSVIWFCLENVLLLLSPIIPHFCEELFAKMGSKESILEQPWPEFRKDSMQTDEVLVVVQVNGKLRAKFSMGADVGEEEIKSAALGDARIVKYTENKEIRKIIVIRKKQTLVNIVV encoded by the coding sequence ATGGAGGAACGGTACATCCCGTCCCAGGTCGAGCCCAAGTGGCAGGAATACTGGAATAAAACCCAGCTTTTCAAGGTGGAAGAAGATTCGTCCAGGGAAAAATATTATCTGCTTGAGATGTTTCCCTATCCTTCGGGAAAGATTCATATGGGCCATGTGCGTAATTACACCATCGGAGATGTGGTGGTCCGTTACAAGCGCATGAGGGGTTTTAATGTTATTCATCCCATGGGATGGGACGCCTTTGGTATGCCTGCGGAAAATGCCGCCATTGACAACAACACCCACCCGGCTGCCTGGACCTATGACAATATCCGGTCCATGCGGGCCCAGCTTAAAAAAATGGGATTTTCCTATGATTGGGACCGGGAAGTTGCCACCTGTCGGCCGGAGTATTACCGCTGGGAGCAATGGTTGTTCTTAAAGATGCTTGAAAAAGGCATGGCCTACCGCAAGGAATCCTATGTCAACTGGTGTGAAAAATGCCAGACGGTGCTGGCCAACGAGCAGGTGGAGCAGGATAAATGCTGGCGCTGCTCCCAGGTGGTTCAGCAAAAAAAGTTGTGGCAGTGGTTTTTTAAAATAACCGACTATGCCGAAGATCTTCTGGTGCATTGTGATCAACTTCCCGGCTGGCCGGACAATGTCACCACCATGCAGAAAAACTGGATCGGCAAAAGCGTGGGGGCTGAGCTTGATTTCAAGGTGGACGGCAGTGATGAAGTGATCAATGTATTCACAACCCGGCCTGATACTATTTTTGGTGCCACCTTTATGTGTCTTGCCCCGGAACACCCCCTGGTGGAGACCTTGTCCCGCGGTACGGACCAGGAGGATGTTGTAACCCAGTTTGTGGAAAAGGTCTCCAGGCAGGAGCGTTCTGCAGAGGGTCTTGAAAAATATGAAAAAGAGGGGGTATTCACCGGAGCCTATTGTATTAATCCGGCCACCAATAAAAAGATCCCTGTTTATACGGCCAATTTTGTTTTGATGGGTTATGGTACGGGTGCCATTATGTCCGTGCCTTCCGGTGACCCGCGGGATTTTGATTTTGCCAGAAAATACGGGCTTGAAATCCGGGTGGTGGTGCAGCCCGAAGGCGAGACCCTTGATGGTAAAACTATGACCGAGGCATATGCCGGTCGGGGGGTGATGGTCAATTCCGGACAGTTTGACGGCATGGACAGCAAGGAAGCCATTGAAAAAATGGCGGACTGGCTTGAAGAATCCGGCATCGGCAAGCGCGCGGTCTCTTTTCGTCTGCGTGATTGGGGTATTTCCCGCCAACGGTACTGGGGAACGCCTATTCCGGTGATTCACTGCCCCACATGCGGGGTGGTTCCTGTGCCCGAAGCGGATCTGCCCATAAGACTGCCCGAAGATGCCAATCTTCTGGCTAAAGGCGGCTCCCCGCTGCCGACCCTGGACTATTTTGCCAAGACCACCTGTCCTGCCTGCGGCCGGGAGGATGCAAAACGGGATACCGATACCATGGATACCTTTGTTGAGTCTTCCTGGTATTTTCTGCGTTATTGTTCTCCCAGATATGACAAGGGGATTTTTGATCCCAAGGCCGTGGAATACTGGATGCCCGTGGATCAATATATCGGTGGCGTGGAGCACGCTGTTCTGCACCTTCTCTATTCCCGGTATTTTATGCGCGTGCTCAATACCCTCGGACTTGTTCCTTTTAAAGAGCCTTTTACCCGGCTGTTGACCCAGGGTATGGTATGCAAGGAGACCATGACCTGTCCCGAGCATGGTTACCTGTTTCCGGAGCAGGGTGAGAAAAAGGATGGGGGGCTTGTCTGTACCATGTGTGGCAAGGATGTGGAGGTTGGGCGTGTGATCAAAATGTCCAAATCCAAGAAAAACGTGGTTAATCCCTATGAGCTTTTGGAAAAATACGGCGCTGATGTCACCCGGCTGTTTTGTCTGTTTGCCGCTCCCCCCGAACGTGATTTGGAATGGAGTGAAGACGGCGTTGAGGGAAGTAATCGTTTTGTGAATCGTGTCTGGCGTTTGGCGATGACCTGTATGGATACCATCCAGGGAGTTGATGCGTACAAAGGGGCTGCGGGTTCTCTTGCGTCCGACCAGGCAAAAGAGCTTTATATTAAAGCCAATCAAGCCATCCAGAAGGTAACTGCCGACATTGAAACCAATTTCCATTTCAACACAGCCATTTCAGCTGTGATGGAGCTGGTCAATGCCATGTATACGGTGGAGCTTGACAAGGCTGATGATGAGCTCAAGTCTGTGATCTGGTTCTGTCTTGAAAATGTATTGCTTTTGCTAAGTCCCATTATTCCACACTTCTGCGAAGAGTTGTTTGCCAAGATGGGAAGCAAAGAGTCTATTCTTGAACAACCCTGGCCTGAATTCAGAAAAGATTCCATGCAGACCGACGAGGTGTTGGTTGTGGTTCAGGTGAACGGAAAGTTGCGGGCAAAATTCTCCATGGGTGCAGATGTTGGTGAGGAGGAGATTAAGTCTGCGGCGCTTGGGGATGCAAGAATTGTCAAGTACACCGAAAACAAAGAGATCCGTAAAATCATTGTGATCCGTAAAAAACAGACCCTTGTTAATATCGTGGTGTAA
- the lptE gene encoding LPS assembly lipoprotein LptE, whose protein sequence is MKKNIVWLTVVSLLFGAGCGYRLVGGGYIKNDITRVSVAIFENNSTESRAGIAFTNELIREITAKTDSIVVDAGNAIHNISGTVQSITFSTLSRSSSEDVTERQVNATVDVVLTGAEGKIIWSVKNFSASESYNVSSRSANDEAGKREAINLIAERVAESLVARMLDDF, encoded by the coding sequence ATGAAAAAAAATATCGTTTGGCTGACAGTGGTCTCATTGTTGTTTGGCGCCGGTTGCGGTTACCGGCTGGTTGGAGGCGGTTATATTAAGAATGATATCACCCGGGTGTCTGTGGCTATATTTGAAAACAACAGTACCGAATCCCGGGCCGGAATAGCGTTTACTAATGAACTGATCCGGGAGATTACTGCAAAAACAGATTCCATTGTTGTGGATGCCGGCAATGCCATCCACAACATATCAGGTACGGTTCAATCCATAACCTTTTCCACGTTGTCCAGATCTTCTTCGGAAGATGTTACGGAAAGACAGGTGAATGCGACGGTTGATGTGGTTTTGACCGGAGCGGAAGGGAAGATTATCTGGTCAGTGAAGAATTTTTCAGCCTCGGAGTCTTATAACGTATCAAGCCGCTCCGCAAATGATGAAGCCGGAAAACGAGAGGCGATCAATCTGATTGCCGAACGTGTGGCTGAAAGTCTGGTTGCCCGGATGCTGGACGATTTTTAA
- the rpsT gene encoding 30S ribosomal protein S20 — MANHKSAKKRAKQNQVRRMRNKSAKTALKTLEKKLRAAKEAGENTDELMKKTQSAIHKAAKKGIVHKKMASRKISRLFKFANA, encoded by the coding sequence TTGGCGAACCATAAATCAGCAAAAAAACGCGCAAAACAAAACCAGGTTAGACGGATGAGAAACAAATCCGCAAAAACCGCCCTTAAAACCCTTGAAAAGAAACTTCGTGCAGCTAAAGAAGCTGGTGAAAATACCGATGAACTGATGAAAAAGACCCAGTCAGCCATCCACAAAGCAGCCAAAAAAGGTATTGTTCACAAAAAAATGGCTTCAAGGAAAATCTCAAGACTGTTCAAATTTGCGAACGCATAA
- the murJ gene encoding murein biosynthesis integral membrane protein MurJ yields the protein MTHFVKKAASISSITLVSRILGMIRDAVIAFIFGAGMVSDAFFIAFRPFDLIRKMMSDGILSISFIPLFAEQFAQNKKDQAVSMFLNALFFISIAGALLVGVGIYFAPFLIDFFAPGYGAGSYSHTLSCLLFRIMTPYVFIIFFVALSMSVLHARSNFHVPAATPILLNLCMITAAVLFADSFKPKILVLAVGVTVGGIIQLVFQLPSLARLGMFDFKSFVRVHSGVKKAFITLGPSMIGAAAFQINLLVAGLTASTLDPGAVSYLNYAERLVQFPLALVASPMATVLLPMLSALAGIGRLDKEKPGGTGSGITLFDQTQENQDVGFVFDAGLRMVFFLIIPAIVGIVALNRPIVSLLFGRGAFDSTAVAQTGQCLVFMVLGLWAVAGTRLFVALHYALSSIRRPFMAGVVSIVCNVLMCRFFVQHMGVTGLSLAVALSAVAGFALLAVSSPFEFRGRTVMVCACRALFMSVIMFFLVRWLWSFWADGSKIMQAAGLVVSISIGAGSYLAGARLTSNPEMAMLTKIFFKQK from the coding sequence GTGACCCACTTTGTTAAAAAAGCGGCATCCATCAGCTCAATCACCCTGGTTTCAAGAATACTTGGCATGATAAGAGATGCGGTCATTGCGTTTATATTTGGTGCCGGTATGGTCTCAGATGCTTTTTTTATTGCGTTCAGGCCCTTTGATTTGATCCGGAAAATGATGTCCGACGGTATTTTAAGTATCTCTTTCATTCCGTTGTTTGCAGAGCAGTTTGCCCAAAATAAAAAAGATCAGGCTGTGTCCATGTTTTTAAATGCCTTGTTTTTTATATCCATTGCCGGTGCCCTGCTGGTGGGGGTAGGGATCTATTTTGCACCTTTTTTAATTGACTTTTTTGCCCCGGGGTACGGTGCAGGATCCTATTCCCATACATTGTCCTGTCTGCTGTTTAGAATAATGACGCCCTACGTGTTCATTATTTTTTTTGTTGCCCTGTCCATGAGCGTGCTCCATGCACGGTCCAATTTTCATGTGCCTGCCGCTACGCCGATTTTGCTTAACCTTTGCATGATTACTGCGGCTGTGTTGTTTGCCGACAGTTTTAAACCCAAAATTTTAGTTCTGGCCGTAGGCGTGACCGTCGGGGGCATTATTCAGCTTGTCTTTCAACTGCCAAGCCTTGCAAGGCTTGGTATGTTCGATTTTAAATCCTTTGTCCGGGTGCATTCCGGGGTAAAAAAAGCCTTCATCACCCTGGGGCCTTCCATGATTGGGGCCGCAGCCTTCCAGATTAATCTGCTGGTGGCCGGACTTACCGCCTCAACGCTTGATCCCGGGGCGGTCTCTTACCTTAATTATGCCGAACGTCTGGTTCAGTTCCCCCTGGCGTTGGTGGCCTCGCCCATGGCCACGGTTTTATTGCCTATGCTCTCCGCCTTAGCCGGTATCGGCAGGCTTGACAAAGAAAAACCTGGCGGGACTGGGTCGGGAATTACTCTTTTTGATCAAACCCAGGAAAATCAGGATGTGGGCTTTGTGTTTGATGCCGGTTTGCGCATGGTCTTTTTTTTAATTATTCCTGCAATCGTTGGGATTGTCGCACTGAACCGGCCGATTGTTTCGTTGCTGTTCGGCAGGGGAGCCTTTGATTCGACGGCCGTGGCGCAGACCGGCCAATGTCTTGTCTTTATGGTTCTCGGGCTCTGGGCTGTCGCCGGAACCCGGCTTTTTGTGGCACTTCACTATGCTTTGTCCAGCATCCGTCGACCGTTTATGGCAGGTGTTGTGTCCATTGTCTGCAATGTGCTGATGTGCCGTTTTTTTGTGCAACACATGGGGGTGACCGGGCTTAGCCTGGCCGTGGCTTTGTCTGCTGTGGCCGGATTTGCTTTGCTGGCCGTTAGCAGTCCTTTTGAGTTCCGGGGCAGGACCGTAATGGTTTGCGCTTGCAGAGCGCTTTTTATGTCTGTTATAATGTTCTTTCTGGTGCGATGGCTTTGGAGTTTCTGGGCCGACGGTTCAAAGATAATGCAGGCCGCAGGACTTGTTGTCAGCATCAGTATCGGGGCTGGAAGCTATTTGGCGGGAGCCCGCCTCACATCAAATCCGGAAATGGCAATGCTAACAAAAATTTTTTTTAAACAAAAATGA